From Skermanella sp. TT6, a single genomic window includes:
- a CDS encoding methyl-accepting chemotaxis protein, with protein MASLSFPSGRSIGSRLTVLIVIMVVGAAAIAGYGLRELRLTLLGDRQDKTRNLVEIAHGIVEHYGSMAGRGEIGLDAAQDAARTALRNLRYDGKEYFWINDMTPRMVMHPFRPDLEGQDLSANRDPAGKLLFVEFVRTVEARGSGFVGYLWPQPGATRPVPKLSYVKGYQPWGWVIGSGIYIDDVDAIFGRQAAVTAAIAAVIFTLAVVLALRIVRGIVRPVRGLRQAMADLSDGHLDVTVPGTDARDELGDMARTLDVLKEVAVAAVRSGSGLDQVGSCIMMVDGAGTVFYANQAVAALFGACAGDIRRAIPGFDPDRLVGLPIDRFGVPPGGPEGGLHAALLAGGEAGLELGGRTFLLIAHPVAGRHGEPLGTVVEWRDRTAERRIEAEISGMVATAVRGDLSARIALEGKTGFFLTVSEGINRLADTVAGVSEELAEVLGHLAGGDLTRRIESNYDGVFLRLKNDFNSTADTLSDAVGRIETAASTIASAAGQVSAGSRDLAGRTEQQVSSLRRTGSTMDGLTATVHANVETCVRVEEAAVAAHGSAGRGAEVAEDAVAAMRRIEESSARIGDIVSMIDEIAFQTNLLALNAAVEAARAGDAGRGFAVVASEVRTLAQRSAAASKEIKQLIQASGSEVHEGVVLVRAAGTALTDITASVGRVADLIGRISRATSEQASGLDALSGAITAMDSMAQQNAALVEESSAAAEALESQARELTSLVGFFDLDGGTGAPGRQTFRRTASR; from the coding sequence ATGGCCTCGCTCTCCTTTCCCTCCGGCAGGTCGATCGGTTCAAGACTGACCGTCCTGATTGTCATCATGGTGGTCGGCGCGGCCGCCATCGCCGGCTACGGCCTGCGGGAACTTCGCCTGACGCTGCTCGGCGACCGCCAGGACAAGACCCGGAACCTCGTCGAGATCGCCCACGGCATCGTCGAGCACTACGGCAGCATGGCCGGACGGGGCGAGATCGGCCTGGACGCCGCCCAGGACGCGGCCCGGACGGCGCTGCGCAATCTCCGCTACGACGGGAAGGAGTATTTCTGGATCAACGACATGACGCCCAGGATGGTCATGCACCCGTTCCGCCCCGACCTGGAAGGCCAGGACCTGTCCGCCAACAGGGATCCCGCGGGCAAGCTCCTGTTCGTGGAGTTCGTCCGGACGGTGGAGGCCCGGGGCTCCGGCTTCGTCGGCTACCTGTGGCCGCAGCCGGGCGCCACGCGCCCGGTGCCCAAGCTGTCCTACGTCAAGGGCTACCAGCCGTGGGGCTGGGTGATCGGCTCCGGCATCTACATCGACGACGTCGATGCCATCTTCGGCCGGCAGGCGGCGGTCACCGCGGCCATCGCGGCGGTGATCTTCACGCTGGCGGTGGTGCTGGCGCTGCGCATCGTTCGCGGCATCGTGCGGCCGGTCCGCGGCCTCCGGCAGGCCATGGCCGACCTGTCGGACGGCCACCTGGACGTCACCGTGCCCGGCACGGATGCCCGCGACGAGCTGGGCGACATGGCCCGCACCCTGGACGTCCTGAAGGAGGTCGCGGTCGCGGCGGTGCGATCGGGCAGCGGACTGGACCAGGTCGGCTCCTGCATCATGATGGTCGACGGCGCCGGCACGGTTTTCTATGCCAACCAGGCCGTCGCGGCGCTGTTCGGCGCCTGCGCCGGGGACATCCGCCGGGCGATCCCCGGTTTCGACCCGGACCGGCTGGTCGGGCTGCCGATCGACCGGTTCGGCGTCCCGCCCGGCGGGCCGGAGGGCGGCCTCCACGCGGCCCTGCTGGCCGGCGGCGAGGCTGGGCTGGAGTTGGGCGGCCGCACCTTCCTGCTGATCGCGCATCCCGTCGCGGGGCGCCACGGCGAGCCGCTGGGCACCGTGGTGGAGTGGCGCGACCGGACCGCGGAGCGCCGGATCGAGGCGGAGATCAGCGGCATGGTGGCGACCGCCGTGCGCGGCGACCTGTCGGCCCGGATCGCGCTGGAGGGCAAGACCGGCTTCTTCCTGACCGTCAGCGAGGGGATCAACCGGCTGGCCGACACCGTCGCCGGCGTGTCGGAGGAACTGGCCGAGGTGCTCGGCCATCTCGCCGGGGGCGACCTGACCCGGCGCATCGAGTCGAACTATGACGGCGTGTTCCTGCGCCTCAAGAACGACTTCAACAGCACGGCCGACACGCTGTCCGACGCGGTCGGCCGGATCGAGACGGCGGCCTCGACCATCGCGTCCGCCGCGGGCCAGGTCTCGGCCGGCAGCCGCGACCTGGCGGGGCGGACCGAACAGCAGGTCTCCAGCCTGCGCCGGACCGGCTCGACCATGGACGGGCTGACCGCCACCGTGCATGCCAACGTCGAGACCTGCGTCCGGGTCGAGGAGGCGGCGGTCGCCGCCCACGGGTCCGCCGGACGGGGGGCCGAAGTCGCAGAGGACGCGGTCGCGGCGATGCGGCGGATCGAGGAGTCGTCGGCCCGGATCGGCGACATCGTCAGCATGATCGACGAGATCGCCTTCCAGACCAACCTGCTGGCGCTGAACGCCGCCGTCGAGGCGGCGCGGGCGGGCGACGCCGGCCGAGGCTTCGCCGTGGTCGCGAGCGAGGTCCGCACCCTTGCCCAACGCTCCGCCGCCGCGTCGAAGGAGATCAAGCAGCTGATCCAGGCCAGCGGCAGCGAGGTCCATGAGGGCGTCGTCCTGGTCCGTGCCGCGGGCACGGCGCTGACCGACATCACCGCGTCGGTCGGCCGCGTCGCCGACCTGATCGGCCGGATCTCCCGAGCCACGTCCGAGCAGGCGAGCGGCCTGGACGCGCTCAGCGGCGCCATCACCGCGATGGACTCCATGGCCCAGCAGAACGCGGCCCTGGTCGAGGAAAGCTCCGCCGCCGCCGAGGCGCTGGAGTCCCAGGCCCGGGAGCTGACCAGCCTGGTCGGCTTCTTCGACCTGGACGGCGGGACCGGGGCGCCGGGCCGGCAGACGTTCCGCCGAACCGCCTCGCGCTGA